A genome region from Nocardiopsis exhalans includes the following:
- a CDS encoding GTP-binding protein, protein MSSKIVIAGGFGAGKTTLVRSVSEIPPVTTEAIMTEASVGHDDTSVTPDKTTTTVAMDFGRITIDDELVMYMFGTPGQARFWFMWDDLVRGAVGAVVVVDCRRLADSFDAVDYFETSKRIPYIVALNKFEGRLDYTSEQVREALEVSPEVPIIDFDARHRTSGGDVLKTLLRYALEHNRASEPVA, encoded by the coding sequence ATGTCGAGCAAGATCGTCATCGCCGGTGGCTTCGGTGCCGGCAAGACGACCTTGGTGCGCTCGGTGTCGGAGATTCCGCCGGTCACGACTGAAGCGATCATGACCGAGGCCAGTGTCGGGCACGACGACACCTCGGTCACACCCGACAAGACGACGACCACCGTCGCGATGGACTTCGGCCGCATCACCATCGACGACGAACTGGTCATGTACATGTTCGGCACGCCGGGCCAGGCCCGGTTCTGGTTCATGTGGGACGATCTGGTCCGCGGCGCCGTGGGCGCCGTCGTCGTGGTCGACTGCCGCAGGCTCGCGGATTCCTTCGACGCCGTCGACTACTTCGAGACCAGCAAACGCATTCCCTACATCGTTGCGCTGAACAAGTTCGAGGGCCGTCTGGACTACACCTCCGAGCAGGTCCGCGAGGCTCTGGAAGTCAGCCCGGAGGTCCCTATCATCGATTTCGACGCCAGGCACAGGACGTCCGGCGGCGACGTGCTCAAGACGCTGTTGCGGTACGCGCTCGAGCACAACCGTGCGAGCGAGCCCGTCGCCTGA
- a CDS encoding roadblock/LC7 domain-containing protein, with translation MTESTNDSVENFSWLIDRFVRDVRGVEHAVVVSSDGLVLTHSSDFPEEHAEQLAAISSGLHSLAVGGASLFQRGECEQLLVRFNHGHLFIMAISDGSCMAVLTAPGTELKIVGFQMAKLVDNVAHVLTPQLRSQLREVIQN, from the coding sequence ATGACTGAATCCACGAACGACAGCGTTGAGAACTTCTCGTGGCTCATCGACCGGTTCGTCCGGGACGTGCGCGGTGTGGAGCACGCCGTGGTGGTCTCCTCCGACGGCCTGGTCCTGACCCACTCCAGCGACTTCCCCGAGGAGCACGCCGAGCAGCTCGCGGCGATCTCCAGCGGTCTGCACAGCCTGGCGGTCGGCGGGGCCAGTCTGTTCCAGCGAGGAGAGTGCGAGCAGCTCCTCGTCCGCTTCAACCACGGCCACCTCTTCATCATGGCCATCAGTGACGGTTCCTGCATGGCGGTGCTCACCGCACCCGGTACCGAGCTGAAGATCGTCGGTTTCCAGATGGCCAAGCTCGTGGACAACGTCGCCCACGTGCTCACTCCGCAGCTGCGCTCGCAGCTGCGCGAGGTCATCCAGAACTGA
- a CDS encoding styrene monooxygenase/indole monooxygenase family protein, producing the protein MRKILIVGAGHAGLHLAHGLLTHGYDVTVITGQSSTEIRTGRSSVTQFTLPTSLNHEREYDLDLWSVLCPQVRNQRIHLYPGKDKPALSFVGRTGRANDYMVSVDRRVKMADWLEFFEDRGGKVVIHGVTVTDLDYFSRMFDLIIVAVGHGELGQLFDYDQSRFSGARPRSMAQALIYDVWPDAGDDPNVGWAASAADAGNTILMPILSQEGPCHALVMVDKRGGPMDAWPDRPGPEEQLRRMKDLMRRYAPEYYERIKDAALVEGFGSTLTDEVTPQVRNPVGVLPSGGRVLGMADVVVTMDPYVGQSWNNSMHCAKAYLEAIMEHGDRDFDEDFLVSAFDRFWEFGLHNQLWSEMNSTMWDQGDLPDYFHDLIDGAQRYPEIADRWIQGWDHPPDYASWLLQPEEALKYLAEVRARNGG; encoded by the coding sequence ATGCGCAAGATCCTTATCGTCGGCGCTGGCCACGCCGGTCTGCACCTGGCTCACGGTCTCCTGACCCATGGCTACGACGTCACGGTGATCACGGGGCAGTCCTCCACTGAGATCCGTACGGGGCGGTCCTCCGTCACGCAGTTCACCCTCCCCACGTCGCTGAACCACGAGCGTGAGTACGACCTCGACCTGTGGAGCGTGCTCTGTCCGCAGGTCCGCAACCAGAGGATCCACCTCTATCCCGGCAAGGACAAACCGGCCCTGTCCTTCGTGGGCCGGACAGGCAGGGCCAACGACTACATGGTGTCGGTGGACCGCCGGGTGAAGATGGCCGACTGGCTGGAGTTCTTCGAGGACCGCGGGGGCAAGGTCGTCATCCACGGCGTCACCGTGACCGACCTCGACTACTTCTCCCGCATGTTCGACCTGATCATCGTCGCGGTCGGCCACGGAGAGCTCGGCCAGCTGTTCGACTACGACCAGAGCCGGTTCAGCGGAGCCAGGCCCCGGTCCATGGCCCAGGCACTGATCTACGACGTCTGGCCGGACGCCGGCGACGACCCCAACGTCGGCTGGGCGGCCTCGGCCGCCGACGCCGGGAACACCATCCTCATGCCGATCCTCAGCCAGGAGGGCCCCTGCCACGCCCTGGTCATGGTGGACAAGCGCGGCGGGCCCATGGACGCCTGGCCCGACCGGCCGGGCCCCGAGGAACAGCTGCGCCGCATGAAGGACCTGATGCGTCGCTACGCGCCGGAGTACTACGAGCGCATCAAGGACGCGGCGTTGGTGGAAGGGTTCGGCAGTACCCTGACCGACGAGGTCACGCCCCAGGTGCGCAACCCCGTCGGTGTCCTGCCCTCCGGGGGGAGGGTGCTGGGTATGGCCGACGTCGTCGTCACGATGGACCCCTACGTCGGCCAGAGCTGGAACAACTCCATGCACTGCGCGAAGGCCTACCTTGAGGCGATCATGGAGCACGGGGACCGTGATTTCGACGAGGACTTCCTGGTCAGTGCGTTCGATCGGTTCTGGGAATTCGGTCTGCACAACCAGCTGTGGTCGGAAATGAATTCCACCATGTGGGACCAGGGTGACCTGCCGGATTACTTCCACGATCTCATCGACGGTGCTCAGCGCTACCCGGAGATCGCTGACCGGTGGATTCAGGGCTGGGACCACCCGCCTGACTACGCCTCTTGGCTCCTCCAGCCGGAGGAGGCGCTGAAGTACCTGGCCGAAGTCCGGGCGCGCAACGGGGGGTGA
- a CDS encoding DUF742 domain-containing protein: MSFRRRRSNRVRPFTFTGGRTRSRHPLMVQTLVSTSEPGQEPPGTLMPESISIYKLCRETRSLAEVSAELNIPLGVTQVLVSDLAEQDLVYIHPTITGSSPSENQVLERALRGLERLFQ, translated from the coding sequence ATGAGCTTCCGCAGGCGAAGGAGTAACCGTGTTCGCCCGTTCACCTTCACGGGTGGGCGGACGCGGTCACGGCATCCGCTGATGGTGCAAACCCTGGTCTCGACGTCCGAGCCCGGGCAGGAACCTCCTGGCACCCTCATGCCGGAGTCGATCAGTATTTACAAACTGTGCCGGGAGACACGGTCTCTCGCCGAGGTGTCGGCCGAGCTGAACATCCCCCTGGGAGTCACTCAGGTTCTGGTCAGTGACCTGGCCGAGCAGGACCTGGTGTACATCCACCCGACCATCACCGGCAGCAGTCCGTCCGAAAACCAGGTTCTGGAGAGGGCTCTTCGTGGTCTCGAACGACTTTTCCAGTGA